A window of Carassius gibelio isolate Cgi1373 ecotype wild population from Czech Republic chromosome A3, carGib1.2-hapl.c, whole genome shotgun sequence genomic DNA:
ATTAgaacttacatttttaaacattacacAGTATATAAACTTTAAGCATGTATACTGATCATCCCCCTCCTTTAGGGTTTAGTTAAACACTGCCTTGATTCACTTGTTCAGATGTTGAAATTGAAAAATTAACATTATTTCACATCAAACTTATGACTTTCTTTTGTTGAATGTAAAGGAAGATATTGTGGAGAATGTTGGTAAACAAGCAGCTTCAGTTAacattgactttcattttatgtgtaaaaaaaaaacatggaagtcATTGGGAGTggaaactgtttgattaccaaaaATCTTCAAAATTCTTGTTCTTCCTGTTGCACAAAAGAAAGAacatcatacagatttggaacaccatgatgatgtgtaaatgatgacaacattctaattctctggggggggggggggggactagaGTTGGAACAACTTTTTTAGAAGGTTGGACTTCATTCAAATATGATGTTTTTGGACATTGTTTAAAAGCTCTTATAGACTTTTATAGAGAGGAAGCCAAAAGAGTAAACACTTTGTCTCTAATCAAACAATTTCATTGAGCATTCTAAAAGCAGCAGTAAACAGCTGGCGGTACTGGCACTCGTTTGTTGCATCCTACTGGTGTGATGGCAGGGGACACGACAGGAACGCGAAAGGAATTTCAACAACATCATCAAACACTATACTCAAAATGTGTGGAAGATCAACATGTGACTTCTTATATTGTTCGGTGTCTCTCATTCCTTCTCACGGGGGTCTCTCAACATGGCACATTTTAAATGTCTCCATTATCTAGCACTGCTGATAGCAATCAGGAGCAGGAAAACAGCGACTGCACGTGTCACGGTCACCAGAGAAGCTTTCCCATGAGTATTTCCTCTATCTTAAGTTCTGTTTAATTTGGCCGCTGAGGCAGAAACACCATTGCCTCACCTATTATGAACACGCATGTGATTTCGACAGGTGTAGGCATCCTTAAAGCTGCGTGCACACACAGGACAGTCAAACAGACGAAGCTGCAGATGCACGCGGCTGTGGTTCCTCAGAGTGCCGTCGTTGTTGAAGCGTTTCCCACACTGAGCACAAGCGTATGGCTTCTCTCCTGTATGAATGAGCATGTGCACCTTTAGCCGTGAATGATGCGGGAATAGTTTTCCACACTGTGGGCATATGTGCGTCCCAGGACCTTtgactcctcctcctcctcctcctcctcctcctcctcctcctcctcctcctccccgtccccttcccctacccctacCCTGCCTGACCTCTCTGCTGAACGCCGTGTGACGTAGAGGGTTGACCACAACATTAGCTATACGGAGATGACTGTTGCCGCTATTAGTGTCATTCCTGACTGATCTTGAGTCTGTGTTTTGATGAGCGGTGTTGTAGTTGACATGAGCTACGCCTGATTCAGGGCAAGTGGTCTTTAACACAGTTTGGCTTATTTTACTGTGGGATAATCGAAAGGATTTAGGCTTTGGCTTCGTACATTTAGCTGATTCTAGATCAGTGTAATTCGATAAACTGAACACTTTAGGATCAGGCATGTGGTTAATATCAGTAGTAGCTGGTAACTGAGCAGTGCAATGAGGTACTGGACCATAGATGGATATGTTAGCATCGGTAGACTGTGAATCAAGGCTTTCATCAGGCTCTGTTTTTACACCACAAGGAAATTCATTTAAAGTGGATGGTTCAAAGTCCGTATCTGTGAGAACCAGTGTGTTTGGTAACTGGGGACAAGGTATATCGATGTCTGATTCAGTCACCAGTAGAGCATGGTTGGAGAACTCTTCTGCTTTCGTTGAGGTGAGCTGTTCATTTTGTACCTGGTTCTGATTCTGATAGATCTCTGTAGCCATTGTTTCAGTTTCAATGCTAGAAGTCCATTTTAgatgtggtggtggtggtggtgatggtgcAAGGTTTGAAATGGCCGGACCTGAAAAAGACGAAAGGTGTGATGagatcagctgaaaaaaaaaagactggaatacactacacaagtTTTGGCAAGATTTTTGTTGCCGAATGTCAGACTTCACAGAAAATTGTATAAAGTATTTTGTTCACAGACTCCCTTTTTTTTCCAATTCAGACTTTGATTACATACAGCCAGAGGAttttaaggctggaatacactaaaTGACTTTTCAAATCTGAATAGATTTAAAAGCCCTAGTCATTATACACTTAACGACTTTGTAAATATTCATAAAGGAAAAATTGGCCTTCATACACTAAACTTCCAGACTTTCAAGTTCTTCCAATCACAACAAACTCAGGCAGAAACGTGTGCCTTGTTGCTAGGAGGTGCGTGAAAAATTAAAACAACGTGTTCTTAAATCGgctgaaaatatcaaacatgtttgatatcctccAACTGGATGGAATCACAGTCTGAAGCGAAAAGAATCGTATGTGACCATCATACATTACGCAGTTTTCTGTGGAATCGGTCAACTCTAAACTCTATACTGTAAATCGGGGGGAAAGTCATGTCGTGTATTCCAGCGTTTAGGCTCATTTTACAACACATAGTTTTCATTTCTTAAAGTTTCTCTGTGAGTTTATTCTGTTCGAAAAGACCTGAAAGTAGTTTAAGTGTATTATGCCTACTTTTAAATCATCAATCTGTTTCTAACCAATTGTAAAAGttagtgtagtgtattccagccttacaGCCAATGGTTTAGGGTTCAAATATTTTCATAACTGGCCCTTTAAGTAAAACATTTATGGACATGGGTTGGCTTGGGGTCTTAATTACACCCAGATAAAAAAGTATTCCATTATAAGCAGTGAGTGTCTTATTTTATAGGAGATTGCTATCAAATTCCGGTATTgctgtaattaaaaatgtaaagcatggcctaaaattaacattaacatattgGCTACCCAGGAGAATCCTGAAAAGTGGCTTATGAAAAGTGACTTATCATTTTTAAAGGATAAGTTGGACCAGACAGTGAAGGAAAACAGTCAACAATTGGCCGACATTCATGGAAACCTGGTACTGTTTaagtaaggttttttttctctcattcttaTCAGtacataattttcatattttcctttgtgttcattcatagttttgaaCACTTCACTGTTATTCTGACAAAGGAAAGAATGAGAAGTTGTGTCTAATTTGACCATTTATACTGACTGTGTGTCAAATTGATTTATACATAGGTGATTAATTTAACAAGTTATTGATTTAGACATATAactttataaaaattacaaaatatagtAAACATGACTTatattaaagatttgtttattgtttagaACATGTAGAACTTCCCTTACCTATTAAATACCTGCCCTAGAAATTGCCCTAACTAACGTAAGTTACATCGTTACCACTACTGTAAAACCATTATACATTTATCGCCTTCAAAAAGCGTTTATAATTTTTCTGCCATTGTGTTTGACTTTTTCGTAACAGAAGagctgtatttttaatgtttaaactaTGTTAATTCGTGGTTTCCATAGTAATAATCGTAAATCAAGTAAATAAGGGCTCATTGAACACATTATTTTCTATTAAGGGCCGGTGTACCGTTCGACTCGACGATTTTCTCGATCTCCTTCAGTCTCTTCTTCAGATACTCGTTGTCCTTCTGCACGCTGTCCAGCTCTTTCTCGTACTGCAGGACCGTTCCGCCGATCATGTCCATGATTTCATTGAGCGTCGCCATTAAGCGCTCCGTCAGAAACGTGTTGATGACCTGCAGCTTCGTCATTGTGCTGTTAGCTCACAGtaaattcagttattttattttcctcATACAGTAAGGCGGAATGTAAACACTCGTCCCTGTGGTCATATGACCATTTGTATGTTCCTCTTTAACGgggttgccaggtttttacaACAAACCCCTCCCaactgctactcaaaactagcacAATCGCTTTCCTAGGGGTAGAATActcgttgttgttgttgatattgTTTTTTGACCGGGTTTCACTGGTAAAATGCGAAttcaggggctaaatatcacgttttGGGTcacttcaaaccgcggacatgtaaaaaaaaaaatgcaacagtaGCCAAATTATTCCGCGGTAAAACCAGGGACCTGGCAACACTGCTCTTTCACCACATTAATAAACCGATTCAGCGCCTACCAACGGAGAGGAGTAGATTAGAAGCTACGGAAAGAACTGTTCTCACTTCTTCTTCTGCTCCTCCTGGCCGGTTACAAACTAACTAACTTGAACAGAAATAGTATTTATGACTATGCATAACACCAAAGTCATTATCGCCATTATTGTTCTACCAGTTTCTGGCCCAATATTTACAAATACAGCACAAAGTGAATTCTGTAATTCCCAAAGCTTATAATTCTTTTATGAGATTAATTCCTTCCTTGTCCATATTTGGCACATctaattaagtaatttatttttctaataaatattaaatagaccTGTATTGTGTTTGCCTATAATGTGAAGTCTGGCTTTTACTTATACTTACTTAATcttgtaaatataataaagcGTTATTTCTTGCTATTTACTTTATGCCTCATTTTAATTAGCTTATTATGTATTCTTTGGAAATGTCTACCTGTCTGACACATGTCCCAGTACTTCTGCCATTTATTACAACATGCTTGTTGACTCATACACTTTCCTTATACCTTGCTTAAACTATctgtaaaagggatagttcacgttttgtttatattatggaagtcaatggggacaagCACCTGAATGTGAATTGTACCTTTACGTTAACATTATTCAATTAGGGGCTTCCTTAGCCATTTTGTCTGCTTTTTCATTTCCTTTTCCTACTGAAAGTTTACTTGAACTCGCttagtctgtaaaaaaaaaatatatatatatatatctgacaaTATATCAATACTACATGATTGAAATTTTTTAAAGCTTTAAGGTGATGCAACTGAATCTAAGCAAATGAAACTACGATGGCTAtggcaattatttttattatcatttgtaAGTTTGATTTGACTGCCTAAAGGTAGAATCCTTGACAATAATGTAGAGAATCATTTCCATCTCAGTTGATTCTATGATTTGGTAagtcataataatgagaaacATGATGTATAATAATGTATGTACACATTCATaattaacatattattattagtcattattataaggtttat
This region includes:
- the LOC127947376 gene encoding Krueppel-like factor 7; this encodes MTKLQVINTFLTERLMATLNEIMDMIGGTVLQYEKELDSVQKDNEYLKKRLKEIEKIVESNGPAISNLAPSPPPPPHLKWTSSIETETMATEIYQNQNQVQNEQLTSTKAEEFSNHALLVTESDIDIPCPQLPNTLVLTDTDFEPSTLNEFPCGVKTEPDESLDSQSTDANISIYGPVPHCTAQLPATTDINHMPDPKVFSLSNYTDLESAKCTKPKPKSFRLSHSKISQTVLKTTCPESGVAHVNYNTAHQNTDSRSVRNDTNSGNSHLRIANVVVNPLRHTAFSREVRQGRGRGRGRGGGGGGGGGGGGGGGGVKGPGTHICPQCGKLFPHHSRLKVHMLIHTGEKPYACAQCGKRFNNDGTLRNHSRVHLQLRLFDCPVCARSFKDAYTCRNHMRVHNR